In one Ananas comosus cultivar F153 linkage group 12, ASM154086v1, whole genome shotgun sequence genomic region, the following are encoded:
- the LOC109718915 gene encoding myb-related protein MYBAS2-like yields the protein MVTVKEETRKGPWTEQEDLQLVCFVRLFGERRWDFIAKVSGLNRTGKSCRLRWVNYLHPGLKRGRLTQHEERLILELHSRWGNRWSRIARRLPGRTDNEIKNYWRTHMRKKAQEKKRNNNNNNNNNNNNNNNNKLSPSSPSSSITYQSSLNEDPPPKACTGVEKLEPNSLSRCSGIDDDDHDHDGMHGCYPMEQIWKEIEASEAVRDDACNISCHPMMMPPPTPLWDYNSIWSINDDDDESKNMLFSSPLGEVFGVKLLS from the exons atggtGACGGTGAAAGAGGAGACGAGGAAGGGACCGTGGACGGAGCAGGAGGACCTGCAACTGGTATGCTTTGTGCGATTGTTCGGTGAACGTCGTTGGGATTTCATTGCCAAAGTCTCAG GTCTCAATAGGACTGGAAAGAGTTGCCGCCTCCGGTGGGTCAACTACCTCCACCCGGGGCTCAAGCGCGGCCGCCTCACCCAGCACGAAGAGCGCCTCATCCTCGAACTCCACTCGCGATGGGGCAACCG GTGGTCGCGAATTGCTCGTAGGCTCCCAGGCCGCACAGATAATGAGATCAAGAACTACTGGAGGACCCATATGAGGAAGAAGGCgcaggaaaagaagaggaacaacaacaacaacaacaacaacaacaacaacaacaacaacaacaacaaactgTCGCCTTCGTCGCCGTCTTCGTCGATAACCTATCAATCCTCTCTCAATGAAGATCCACCACCAAAAGCTTGTACAGGGGTTGAGAAACTGGAACCTAATAGTTTGAGCAGATGCAGCGGCATTGATGATGACGATCATGATCATGATGGCATGCATGGATGCTACCCCATGGAACAGATATGGAAGGAGATAGAGGCATCTGAGGCTGTCCGAGATGATGCATGCAACATCTCATGCCACCCAATGATGATGCCCCCTCCTACCCCTTTGTGGGACTATAACTCAATTTGGAGTataaatgatgatgatgatgagtcCAAGAACATGTTATTTTCCTCTCCACTGGGAGAAGTATTTGGGGTCAAATTGTTGTCATAG
- the LOC109718795 gene encoding diaminopimelate epimerase, chloroplastic isoform X2 — protein sequence MGVEAPSKSPTPSFLDRIQSESRILPFVKYQGLGNDFIMVDNRDSLEPKVSPEQAIKLCDRNFGIGADGVIFVMPGTDGTDYTMRIFNSDGSEPEMCGNGVRCFAHFISELENFRGTRRFTVHTGAGLIIPEIQNDGQVKVDMGQPILAPQDIPTKLPANKGGAVVKAELVVDGVTWNVTCVSMGNPHCVTFGMRSQVDELKLEQIGPKFEYHEMFPSRTNTAFVQVFSRSHLKMRVWERGAGATLACGTGACAVVVAAVLEGHAERKCVVELPGGPLQIEWREEDNHVYMTGPAEAVFYGSVPL from the exons ATGGGCGTCGAGGCCCCCTCCAAGTCCCCCACACCCTCCTTCCTCGATCGGATTCAGAGCGAGTCCCGCATCCTCCCCTTCGTCAAGTACCAGGGCCTCGGCAACGACTTCATCATG GTGGATAATAGGGACTCGTTGGAGCCTAAGGTTTCACCGGAGCAGGCAATTAAGCTCTGCGATCGGAACTTCGGCATCGGTGCTGATGGTGTCATCTTCGTGATGCCCGGGACCGACGGCACGGATTATACCATGAGGATCTTTAACTCTGATGGCAGCGAGCCTGAG ATGTGTGGTAATGGAGTGCGTTGCTTTGCTCACTTCATATCTGAGCTTGAAAATTTTCGTGGGACACGAAG ATTCACTGTCCACACTGGTGCTGGTTTGATTATTCCTGAAATACAAAATGATGGGCAG GTGAAAGTAGACATGGGTCAGCCTATACTAGCGCCGCAGGATATTCCCACCAAACTTCCGGCAAACAAAGGTGGAGCTGTTGTTAAAGCTGAATTGGTAGTTGATGGTGTGACATGGAATGTGACATGTGTTAGCATGGGCAATCCTCATTGTGTTACATTTGGTATGAGATCACAG GTAGATGAATTGAAGCTGGAACAAATTGGCCCGAAATTTGAGTACCATGAAATGTTCCCTTCTCGCACTAATACAG CATTTGTGCAAGTTTTCTCTCGTTCACACCTCAAAATGCGTGTTTGGGAGCGCGGTGCAG GAGCAACACTTGCCTGTGGGACTGGTGCTTGTGCAGTTGTTGTGGCAGCAGTTCTCGAGGGGCATGCTGAAAGG AAATGTGTTGTTGAATTGCCGGGCGGACCTTTGCAGATCGAGTGGAGGGAGGAAGACAATCATGTTTACATGACCGGCCCTGCTGAGGCGGTTTTCTACGGATCGGTCCCTCTCTAA
- the LOC109718795 gene encoding diaminopimelate epimerase, chloroplastic isoform X1 has product MGVEAPSKSPTPSFLDRIQSESRILPFVKYQGLGNDFIMVDNRDSLEPKVSPEQAIKLCDRNFGIGADGVIFVMPGTDGTDYTMRIFNSDGSEPEMCGNGVRCFAHFISELENFRGTRRFTVHTGAGLIIPEIQNDGQVKVDMGQPILAPQDIPTKLPANKGGAVVKAELVVDGVTWNVTCVSMGNPHCVTFGMRSQVLQVDELKLEQIGPKFEYHEMFPSRTNTAFVQVFSRSHLKMRVWERGAGATLACGTGACAVVVAAVLEGHAERKCVVELPGGPLQIEWREEDNHVYMTGPAEAVFYGSVPL; this is encoded by the exons ATGGGCGTCGAGGCCCCCTCCAAGTCCCCCACACCCTCCTTCCTCGATCGGATTCAGAGCGAGTCCCGCATCCTCCCCTTCGTCAAGTACCAGGGCCTCGGCAACGACTTCATCATG GTGGATAATAGGGACTCGTTGGAGCCTAAGGTTTCACCGGAGCAGGCAATTAAGCTCTGCGATCGGAACTTCGGCATCGGTGCTGATGGTGTCATCTTCGTGATGCCCGGGACCGACGGCACGGATTATACCATGAGGATCTTTAACTCTGATGGCAGCGAGCCTGAG ATGTGTGGTAATGGAGTGCGTTGCTTTGCTCACTTCATATCTGAGCTTGAAAATTTTCGTGGGACACGAAG ATTCACTGTCCACACTGGTGCTGGTTTGATTATTCCTGAAATACAAAATGATGGGCAG GTGAAAGTAGACATGGGTCAGCCTATACTAGCGCCGCAGGATATTCCCACCAAACTTCCGGCAAACAAAGGTGGAGCTGTTGTTAAAGCTGAATTGGTAGTTGATGGTGTGACATGGAATGTGACATGTGTTAGCATGGGCAATCCTCATTGTGTTACATTTGGTATGAGATCACAG GTTCTGCAGGTAGATGAATTGAAGCTGGAACAAATTGGCCCGAAATTTGAGTACCATGAAATGTTCCCTTCTCGCACTAATACAG CATTTGTGCAAGTTTTCTCTCGTTCACACCTCAAAATGCGTGTTTGGGAGCGCGGTGCAG GAGCAACACTTGCCTGTGGGACTGGTGCTTGTGCAGTTGTTGTGGCAGCAGTTCTCGAGGGGCATGCTGAAAGG AAATGTGTTGTTGAATTGCCGGGCGGACCTTTGCAGATCGAGTGGAGGGAGGAAGACAATCATGTTTACATGACCGGCCCTGCTGAGGCGGTTTTCTACGGATCGGTCCCTCTCTAA
- the LOC109718817 gene encoding THO complex subunit 4A-like, with protein MTSSLDMSLDDLIQKNKKTYGGAASSRGRGGGAGGGVAGAGACAGPARRFPNRSGNRPAPYSVGKAPDSAWQHDMYSGQMAAVAAAAAAAAAYPAPGVAASAIETGTKLYISNLDYGVSNEDIKELFSEVGDLKRYSINYDRSGRSKGTAEVVFSRRADAIAAVKRYNNVLLDGKPMKIEIIGTNIETPAILPFPFGGTFGNPNGAPKSGPGRGGPSGWVRGGGGGGSGSRGRGRGRGNPISSADLDAELDKYHAEAMQLN; from the exons ATGACGAGCTCCCTCGACATGTCCCTCGACGATCTCATCCAGAAGAACAAGAagacctacggcggcgccgcctcctcccgTGGCCGCGGCGGAGGTGCCGGAGGTggcgtcgccggcgccggcgcctgCGCCGGCCCCGCTCGCCGCTTCCCCAACCGCTCCGGGAACCGCCCCGCCCCTTACTCCGTGGGAAAG GCGCCCGACTCGGCGTGGCAACACGACATGTACTCAGGACAGATGGCGGCGGTTGCAGCGgctgcggcggctgcggcggcgtaTCCGGCTCCCGGGGTTGCGGCTTCGGCGATCGAGACCGGCACCAAGCTCTACATCTCGAATCTCGATTACGGTGTCTCCAACGAGGACATCAAG GAACTCTTTTCAGAAGTTGGTGATCTCAAACGATACTCTATTAATTATGATAGGAGTGGAAGATCAAAG GGTACGGCAGAAGTTGTCTTTTCAAGACGGGCAGATGCTATTGCTGCTGTTAAGAGATACAACAATGTGCTTCTTGATGGGAAGCCAATGAAAATAGAGATCATTGGAACAAATATTGAGACACCTGCAATCTTGCCATTCCCTTTTGGTGGGACTTTCGGAAATCCTAATGGTGCTCCCAAAAG TGGGCCGGGAAGGGGTGGACCTTCAGGATGGGTgcgaggtggaggtggaggtggcaGTGGCAGCCGTGGACGAGGGAGAGGCCGCGGCAATCCAATATCCTCTGCAGATCTCGATGCTGAGCTGGATAAGTACCATGC